From Brassica oleracea var. oleracea cultivar TO1000 chromosome C3, BOL, whole genome shotgun sequence, a single genomic window includes:
- the LOC106329552 gene encoding uncharacterized protein LOC106329552, translated as MADIAILVAEEYERRVRQTADSRSASLEFDWWKNVPAKMTIGDNEEKIESFMKKFDAKSQFALAISHGFFSA; from the coding sequence ATGGCGGACATAGCTATTTTAGTGGCGGAGGAGTACGAGCGGAGGGTGAGACAGACGGCTGATTCTAGGTCGGCGTCGTTGGAATTTGATTGGTGGAAAAATGTTCCGGCGAAGATGACAATAGGAGACAACGAGGAGAAGATAGAGAGTTTTATGAAGAAGTTTGATGCTAAATCTCAGTTTGCTCTCGCCATCTCCCATGGCTTCTTCTCTGCTTGA
- the LOC106329551 gene encoding LOW QUALITY PROTEIN: NADPH-dependent 1-acyldihydroxyacetone phosphate reductase-like (The sequence of the model RefSeq protein was modified relative to this genomic sequence to represent the inferred CDS: inserted 1 base in 1 codon), whose protein sequence is MGSSDEMPVVLIXGCSKGGIGHALAREFSANGCRVVATSRSQSTMVDLEKDTKFFVQELDVQSEQSVSKVVSEVIDKYGQIDVLVNNAGVQCIGPLAEIPIQAMENTFNTNVFGSIRMTQAVVPHMASKRKGKIVNIGSISILAPGPWSGVYTASKAALHALTDTLRLELRPFGIDVINIVPGGIQSNIADSAITSFNNLPELKLYKPFQESIRQRAFLSQNIKPTPAETFAKETVPPSWRSCTICPFSSKIFS, encoded by the exons ATGGGAAGCAGCGACGAGATGCCAGTGGTTCTCA AGGGATGCTCTAAAGGAGGAATCGGACACGCGCTGGCTCGTGAGTTCTCAGCGAATGGTTGTCGAGTGGTGGCGACGAGTCGATCGCAGAGCACGATGGTTGATTTGGAGAAAGATACCAAGTTCTTTGTACAAGAGCTCGATGTTCAGTCGGAACAGAGCGTGAGTAAAGTTGTGTCGGAAGTTATCGACAAGTATGGTCAGATCGATGTTCTGGTCAATAACGCCGGAGTTCAATGTATCGGACCACTTGCAGAGATTCCAATTCAGGCGATGGAAAACACCTTCAACACAAATGTGTTCG GTTCAATAAGGATGACTCAAGCTGTTGTACCTCACATGGCGTCTAAAAGAAAGGGAAAGATTGTGAACATAGGAAGTATCAGCATCCTGGCACCAGGACCATGGTCAGGGGTTTATACTGCATCTAAAGCTGCTCTTCATGCTCTTACCGATACATTAAG GTTGGAGCTTAGGCCATTTGGGATTGATGTAATCAACATTGTCCCAGGAGGTATTCAATCAAACATAGCCGACTCAGCGATAACGAGCTTCAACAACTTACCTGAGCTGAAACTATACAAACCCTTCCAGGAATCTATCCGTCAAAGGGCGTTTTTATCGCAAAACATAAAACCAACACCTGCGGAGACATTTGCTAAAGAGACTGTACCACCGTCATGGCGATCATGCACCATATGCCCATTTTCGTCAAAGATTTTCTCCTGA
- the LOC106331820 gene encoding VQ motif-containing protein 22-like isoform X1, with translation MDSGNSSSMQSSSGGGGDQEEYDSRADQSLSALFNNNATTGSSNIAGRTQLDSLMANYFNTGWSTDNTLWSTTTNPTDGSRPQPQPQPMPSEPVFFTNTDQENLRVVSNTNTNTNTNTSSPIGSVPTDKKTGLATTRNPKKRSRVSRRAPTTVLTTDTSNFRAMVQEFTGNPSTPFTGLSSSPFSRSRFDLFGPSSSSSTSFSRPLKPFPHKLIPPSSTSHHYSTPPSTDYHQSLLRSMSMQNIANPFINNQSPNDVPLMDESLSLRTSTGFGYVGANSEGLHNIIASSSSSMNQPTLNIIHGSNKNYEADNNLVRSIGGEEQPMVQRSDGYAPLVASGSENNTTDVKNEGMVGLSWISSSD, from the coding sequence ATGGATTCCGGCAACAGTAGTAGCATGCAATCTTCAAGCGGTGGTGGTGGAGACCAAGAAGAGTACGACTCACGCGCCGATCAATCTCTCTCTGCTTTGTTTAACAACAACGCGACCACCGGCTCTTCCAACATCGCCGGTCGAACACAGCTTGACTCTCTCATGGCTAACTATTTCAACACCGGGTGGTCAACGGATAATACTCTCTGGTCAACAACTACAAATCCCACCGACGGCTCTAGACCACAACCACAACCACAACCGATGCCATCAGAACCAGTCTTCTTCACAAACACAGATCAAGAGAATCTGAGAGTAGTCTCAAACACAAACACAAACACAAACACAAACACAAGTAGTCCCATTGGTTCTGTCCCTACCGACAAGAAAACAGGTCTGGCGACAACACGGAACCCAAAGAAGAGATCTAGAGTCTCGAGACGAGCACCTACTACTGTTTTGACCACCGACACTTCTAACTTCAGGGCCATGGTTCAAGAATTTACTGGTAATCCTTCTACTCCTTTCACCGGATTATCATCTAGTCCTTTTTCTAGATCAAGATTTGATCTCTTTGGTCCTTCTTCTTCTTCTTCTACTTCGTTCTCACGACCCTTGAAACCCTTTCCTCACAAACTCATCCCACCATCATCGACCAGTCATCATTACTCAACTCCTCCTTCTACAGATTACCACCAGAGTCTTCTTCGTAGCATGAGCATGCAGAACATAGCGAACCCTTTTATCAACAACCAATCTCCTAACGACGTCCCTTTAATGGATGAGTCGTTGAGCTTGAGAACGAGTACTGGTTTTGGATACGTGGGAGCAAACTCTGAGGGGCTTCATAACATTATCGCCTCCTCGTCATCATCCATGAATCAGCCAACCCTAAATATTATTCATGGATCAAACAAGAATTATGAAGCCGATAATAATCTGGTAAGATCCATCGGTGGAGAAGAGCAACCTATGGTACAAAGATCCGATGGCTACGCACCGTTGGTTGCTTCTGGATCGGAGAATAATACAACGGATGTGAAAAATGAAGGTATGGTGGGATTATCATGGATCTCTTCTTCTGATTAG
- the LOC106331820 gene encoding uncharacterized SDCCAG3 family protein-like isoform X2 yields the protein MDSGNSSSMQSSSGGGGDQEEYDSRADQSLSALFNNNATTGSSNIAGRTQLDSLMANYFNTGWSTDNTLWSTTTNPTDGSRPQPQPQPMPSEPVFFTNTDQENLRVVSNTNTNTNTNTSSPIGSVPTDKKTGLATTRNPKKRSRVSRRAPTTVLTTDTSNFRAMVQEFTDYHQSLLRSMSMQNIANPFINNQSPNDVPLMDESLSLRTSTGFGYVGANSEGLHNIIASSSSSMNQPTLNIIHGSNKNYEADNNLVRSIGGEEQPMVQRSDGYAPLVASGSENNTTDVKNEGMVGLSWISSSD from the exons ATGGATTCCGGCAACAGTAGTAGCATGCAATCTTCAAGCGGTGGTGGTGGAGACCAAGAAGAGTACGACTCACGCGCCGATCAATCTCTCTCTGCTTTGTTTAACAACAACGCGACCACCGGCTCTTCCAACATCGCCGGTCGAACACAGCTTGACTCTCTCATGGCTAACTATTTCAACACCGGGTGGTCAACGGATAATACTCTCTGGTCAACAACTACAAATCCCACCGACGGCTCTAGACCACAACCACAACCACAACCGATGCCATCAGAACCAGTCTTCTTCACAAACACAGATCAAGAGAATCTGAGAGTAGTCTCAAACACAAACACAAACACAAACACAAACACAAGTAGTCCCATTGGTTCTGTCCCTACCGACAAGAAAACAGGTCTGGCGACAACACGGAACCCAAAGAAGAGATCTAGAGTCTCGAGACGAGCACCTACTACTGTTTTGACCACCGACACTTCTAACTTCAGGGCCATGGTTCAAGAATTTACTG ATTACCACCAGAGTCTTCTTCGTAGCATGAGCATGCAGAACATAGCGAACCCTTTTATCAACAACCAATCTCCTAACGACGTCCCTTTAATGGATGAGTCGTTGAGCTTGAGAACGAGTACTGGTTTTGGATACGTGGGAGCAAACTCTGAGGGGCTTCATAACATTATCGCCTCCTCGTCATCATCCATGAATCAGCCAACCCTAAATATTATTCATGGATCAAACAAGAATTATGAAGCCGATAATAATCTGGTAAGATCCATCGGTGGAGAAGAGCAACCTATGGTACAAAGATCCGATGGCTACGCACCGTTGGTTGCTTCTGGATCGGAGAATAATACAACGGATGTGAAAAATGAAGGTATGGTGGGATTATCATGGATCTCTTCTTCTGATTAG
- the LOC106330492 gene encoding uncharacterized protein LOC106330492, whose product MDNALLALSLKDDDEAPYNLLDLPQYYASERNACSLIGRLLNPEHQNMANLILDMPRKWKIVNRVRGIALTRERFQFIFLHAYDLHDVLDKGMQTYCDWDLAIERWVERPPPGYLQYVSIWVRIRNISVNHYIKPAIEELGGLIGHVEMVAFDPEKSQRQDYVRVKVRIEVNKPLKRSRVLNLPGGDQTTIYFFYEKVQKRCTHCQRLTHAKDICPFLVNSLNMQAAPVSNQRPSLDTRNPTVLSEDDPLFGVLQEDQVGINPISGRPRIARKLRNA is encoded by the coding sequence ATGGATAATGCTCTGTTAGCTCTTTCCCTAAAAGATGATGATGAAGCTCCTTACAACCTACTTGATCTTCCTCAATATTATGCTTCAGAACGAAATGCATGCAGTCTAATCGGGCGTCTTCTCAACCCGGAACATCAGAACATGGCGAATCTTATCCTTGACATGCCGAGAAAGTGGAAGATCGTCAATCGTGTTAGAGGAATAGCTCTCACCAGAGAAAGATTCCAGTTCATCTTCTTGCATGCGTATGATCTTCACGATGTCCTTGACAAAGGCATGCAAACTTACTGTGACTGGGATCTAGCTATTGAAAGATGGGTTGAAAGGCCTCCACCGGGATATCTACAATACGTTTCAATCTGGGTCAGAATAAGGAATATTTCGGTCAACCATTATATAAAACCTGCTATCGAAGAGCTTGGTGGTTTGATCGGTCATGTGGAAATGGTAGCTTTCGATCCAGAAAAATCTCAAAGACAAGACTATGTTCGAGTCAAGGTTCGGATTGAAGTTAACAAACCCCTCAAGCGATCAAGGGTCTTAAACTTGCCTGGAGGAGATCAAACTACTATCTACTTTTTCTATGAAAAAGTGCAGAAGAGGTGTACTCACTGTCAAAGACTCACACATGCAAAGGATATATGTCCTTTTCTGGTCAACTCTCTTAACATGCAAGCGGCTCCGGTTTCAAATCAACGACCTTCTCTTGATACAAGGAACCCGACAGTCTTATCTGAGGATGATCCCCTGTTTGGAGTTCTACAAGAAGATCAAGTGGGCATCAATCCCATATCGGGTCGTCCTCGCATAGCTCGGAAGTTAAGAAATGCGTAA